The proteins below are encoded in one region of Phaseolus vulgaris cultivar G19833 chromosome 1, P. vulgaris v2.0, whole genome shotgun sequence:
- the LOC137815303 gene encoding pentatricopeptide repeat-containing protein At4g14050, mitochondrial, with the protein MSVAQFLHSQLCSVPRQSPCLVKKIHAQIIKAGLNHYEPIPNTLLHAYGKCGLVEDAIQLFDALPRRNPVAWASLLTACNLANRPHRALSISRSLLAAGFDPDHFVFASLVKACSNLGALHVKQGKQVHVRFFLSPFSDDDVVKSSLVDMYAKFGLPDYGRAVFDSISSLNSISWTAMISGYARSGRKLEAFQLFRQTPYRNLFAWTALISGLVQSGNGFEALHMFVEMRHDGVSVTDPLVLSSVVGACSNLALWELGKQMHCLVIALGYESCLFISNAFVDMYAKCSDLVAAKYIFWDMCRKDVVSWTSIIVGSAQHGQAEEALGLYDGMVLAGVKPNEVTFVGLIHACSHAGLVSKGRALFKSMVEDYGIKPSLQHYTCLLDLFSRSGHLHEAESLIRTMPVSPDEPTWAALLSACKQHGNTQMAVRIADHLLNLKPEESSSYILLSNVYAGAGMWENVSKVRKLMMVMEVKKEPGYSCIDLGKESHVFYAGETSHPMKNEIIGLVRELDAEMRKRGYAPDTSSVLHDMDQQEKERQLFWHSERLAVAYGLLKAVPGTIIRIVKNLRVCGDCHTVLKLISTITNREIYVRDAKRYHHFKDGSCSCHDFW; encoded by the coding sequence ATGTCCGTCGCTCAGTTTCTCCATTCTCAACTGTGCTCCGTGCCAAGGCAGAGCCCGTGCCTGGTCAAGAAGATTCATGCGCAAATCATAAAAGCTGGTCTCAACCATTATGAACCCATCCCCAACACACTTTTACATGCATATGGCAAATGTGGTCTGGTAGAAGACGCAATCCAACTGTTCGACGCATTGCCCCGCCGAAACCCAGTCGCATGGGCCTCCCTCCTCACCGCCTGCAACCTCGCCAACCGCCCTCACCGTGCCCTCTCCATCTCACGCTCCCTTCTCGCCGCCGGCTTCGACCCCGACCACTTCGTCTTCGCCTCCCTCGTCAAAGCTTGTTCTAACTTGGGTGCTCTTCACGTGAAACAAGGGAAACAAGTGCATGTTCGCTTCTTCCTCTCACCATTCTCCGATGATGACGTTGTCAAGTCATCTTTGGTCGACATGTACGCGAAATTCGGGTTGCCCGATTACGGGCGTGCCGTTTTCGACTCCATTTCTTCGTTGAATTCGATTTCCTGGACTGCCATGATATCTGGGTATGCGCGAAGTGGGCGAAAGTTGGAGGCTTTTCAACTGTTTCGTCAAACGCCGTATCGGAACTTGTTTGCTTGGACTGCTTTGATTTCCGGGTTGGTCCAGAGTGGGAATGGGTTTGAGGCGTTGCACATGTTTGTTGAAATGCGGCATGATGGGGTTAGTGTAACAGACCCGTTGGTTCTGTCCAGTGTGGTTGGTGCTTGTTCTAATTTAGCTCTCTGGGAGCTGGGTAAACAGATGCACTGTCTGGTTATAGCCCTTGGCTATGAGTCTTGCTTGTTTATAAGCAATGCATTTGTAGATATGTATGCCAAATGCAGTGACCTTGTTGCTGCAAAGTATATCTTCTGGGACATGTGCAGAAAGGATGTGGTTTCTTGGACTTCTATAATTGTTGGCAGTGCCCAACATGGACAGGCTGAGGAGGCTCTGGGTCTGTATGATGGCATGGTTTTGGCTGGGGTTAAGCCAAATGAGGTGACCTTTGTTGGGTTGATTCATGCATGTAGCCATGCTGGCCTAGTTAGCAAGGGCAGGGCTTTGTTCAAGTCTATGGTTGAAGATTATGGAATTAAGCCCTCTCTTCAGCACTATACTTGTTTGCTAGATCTTTTTAGTCGATCAGGGCATCTTCATGAGGCTGAGAGTCTCATTAGAACTATGCCAGTCAGCCCTGATGAACCCACTTGGGCTGCTTTGCTTAGTGCTTGCAAGCAGCATGGTAACACCCAGATGGCAGTTAGGATTGCTGATCATCTGTTAAATTTAAAACCAGAAGAATCTTCTTCTTATATATTGTTATCTAACGTATATGCCGGAGCTGGTATGTGGGAGAATGTTTCTAAAGTGAGAAAGTTAATGATGGTCATGGAAGTAAAAAAGGAACCAGGTTATAGCTGCATCGACTTGGGAAAGGAAAGCCATGTGTTTTATGCTGGAGAGACTTCTCACCCAATGAAGAATGAGATTATAGGTTTAGTTAGGGAGTTAGATGCAGAGATGAGGAAAAGGGGTTACGCTCCTGATACTAGCTCGGTTTTACATGATATGGATCAACAAGAGAAGGAAAGACAACTTTTCTGGCACAGTGAGAGGTTGGCTGTGGCTTATGGGCTTCTAAAGGCTGTTCCAGGGACTATAATACGTATAGTGAAAAATCTTCGTGTTTGTGGAGACTGTCATACTGTTCTCAAACTGATCAGCACTATAACAAATAGGGAAATTTATGTCCGAGATGCCAAAAGATATCACCATTTTAAGGATGGGAGTTGTTCTTGCCATGACTTCTGGTGA